In the genome of Candidatus Eisenbacteria bacterium, the window GAGATCGGTGACCTTGGCTCCCGCGATCCGCAGCACCTCCTGGATGGCCAGAATCGGGAAGTCCGCGCAGTGCTTGCGGCGGTTGATGCGCTCCTCGGCGATCGCGGCCAGGACGCCCTTCTCACTGATC includes:
- a CDS encoding carbamoyltransferase; amino-acid sequence: MNRLVLGINSDHGDASAALISEKGVLAAIAEERINRRKHCADFPILAIQEVLRIAGAKVTDL